Genomic DNA from Noviherbaspirillum saxi:
GTCGAGCATTTGCTGGATCAGGCTGTAGTCGCCCACGACGGCCGGCTCGGCCAACGCCGGCGTCATGAATTTGATTTCGTAATTCAGCCGGTCTTGCAGGTCGCTGCTGTGGAACTTGATCTCGCTTTGGATCACCAGTGTGAAATAGGTGGCGCCCAGCATCGTCAGCACCAGTCCCGAAAGCAGCATCAGACGCGCGGACAGGGTGAGCCTTTGCCACAGGCGAAACTGTTTTGGATTGACCCACAGGCTCATTGGCGGCTCTCTTCTACCGGGCTGGTACGATAGAGTCGACGCACGTTATTAAATTCAGCGTCGCGCGCGGCGACGAAGCCGAATGGCGATTCCAAGTGAAACAGGCGAGCGGCTTCTGCCAAAATCTTGCGGCCCTCGGGGTCATCGGACATCGAAATCAACGCGTCCCGCACCGCGTTCACTTTGTCCTTGGGTATGCCCGGATGTGCCGACAGCGGTATATCCAGGTACTCTTCCGACCGCCACAGCACGCGATAGTTGATGTTCTGTCGCTTGGCGTAGGCCTGGGCGACCTGCGAGTTCACCCCAGCGGCCACCGCGCGGCCCGAGACCATTTGCGCAATTGCCCCTTCTTGGGTACCGGCGAAGAGCGGGTTGACCTTGACGCCGGCGCGTACGAGCATGTCCATCGGTACGGTATAGCCGACGAAAGCGACTTGCGACGGGAAGACGACTTCTCTGCTTCGCAGGTCTGCCACATCGCGAATCGGCGAGTCGGCCAGCACGATGATCTCGCCGCGGATAGCCGGCTGGTTCGGGCGGGCGAACACCGAATAGCCAACACGGTCGTTCTGGCGGGTGAAATTATGGTTCGAATAGATGAAAGAGTACTCGCCTCGGTGAACCATTTCCGCATGTTCGGGGCCGGTCTTGGCAAGTTTCAGCTCCAGCGGCACGCCGCTGCGCTTGCCGATGTAGTGCAGGATCGGGTTCCAGAATTGGGCTGCCAGCAGCGGGCTGCGCTGGCTGATTACACCAAACGACAGCGGCGTAGAGTCTGCCGCCCAAGCCGGTGCCCCAAGACAAGTAGCGAATAATAGCGACACGACTTTACAATTTGATAATTTCTTCAAAGGATCTCTCCAAACGCCTTTGCGGTGTATTTTAGCTATTTTCATTTCAGCAATTCTATACTTATCAGCAACAATTGCTTATCCTCCATTTCAGTGTAGTGCTTCGCAACTGTTGAAACCATCTAAGCGAGTCTTTGCGCGCCATACGTCGTTGCAAATCCTCGCAATAGGCTGGCTATTGCTGTGGTTTGCGCGCGGCCGGCGAGGCCTAGTCTGTCGCACAAATCCTGTGCTTCTATGGTTCCACCAATTACGAAGCACTACACTCGCCTCCGCGAGGACGACGGGGGAA
This window encodes:
- a CDS encoding phosphate/phosphite/phosphonate ABC transporter substrate-binding protein, which encodes MKKLSNCKVVSLLFATCLGAPAWAADSTPLSFGVISQRSPLLAAQFWNPILHYIGKRSGVPLELKLAKTGPEHAEMVHRGEYSFIYSNHNFTRQNDRVGYSVFARPNQPAIRGEIIVLADSPIRDVADLRSREVVFPSQVAFVGYTVPMDMLVRAGVKVNPLFAGTQEGAIAQMVSGRAVAAGVNSQVAQAYAKRQNINYRVLWRSEEYLDIPLSAHPGIPKDKVNAVRDALISMSDDPEGRKILAEAARLFHLESPFGFVAARDAEFNNVRRLYRTSPVEESRQ